AACAACAGCTTGCACCATTGCTGCAAAAAAGAAATCAACAGCAGCTGCCACAAGGACTTCAGGCTAAAATCAAACAACCCAATGCTGTGCAGTTGCCACTTTCGCATACCAATACATTAGGCGAAGTATACGTATTGCCACAGGATAAAATGCCCATGCTCAAGCCATTTACAAATGGTGCCAATCCTATGCCCGGAACATTAGTACAACAGGAGGAGAGCAATGCTACGAAAGTGGGTAAAATACCCAATGCCATACTGGTTCAACCTTATGCATTTCAAAAGGGAAATCAGCGGAAATAATCCTCAGGGGATTTTGATGACAAACCTTATATCCGATAGTTCAATGAGTTTGCCGTCGGCAGTTTGCGCCTGTCCAAAACAATAGCCTTTGGCAATGCCGGTGCTGTAGCTGTATTCTTCAATCACAATGGTCATTACCTGTCCGGTTTTTCGCTCCAGCATAAAAGTGTTGCCCACTTTATCGTAGTAATAAAAGGCGGTGCGTTGCGTACTTACGTTTTTCAAATCGCGGTCAAAAACCAGCGGTGACCAAAACGAGTTGAGGATTATACCTGAATCTGCAGAGCAGGACGACGGGCCAAAGAATGTAAATGCATCCCGGGTAAGGGTAATAACGGTGCGGGTAAAATTGCCGCAGGCTTTCGATTGCAGCAGTTGAATGCGCCAGGTATCTACTGCTTTACCAAAACTATCGGCCACACAAAGGGTGCAGGGCACAAATTGAAAACTATCTTTTTTTGTAGAGTCTGGTTTAAGGCCGGTGTTGTTACTGTCGGGGAGCGGACCTCCTTCGTAACTGTATTCTTTGCTGCAGCCTGAAATGCTCCACCAGCTAATGGTGAAAACAAACAGGATGAATAAAAATGCGGAAATACGCATGGCAGCAGGCTTCTGTTTTAAAAGTAAACCATACCCGATAGTACACACAAAAAAATCTCCGAAGCCATAGGCTCCGGAGACGATTGTTACCCATCAAAAACTCAATTATGCGCAGCGGCCACTGCTTTGCAGTAAGCCGTGAATGTCGGTATTGAACGTGCTGGCGGATTGCAGCTCACTGAGCGTAAGGTGCATTCGGTAGCGCCAGTAATGCTTGGGGTTGGCCGGTACATTGATCCGTTCTGCATGGGGGTCGGTGCGGCGCAGTTCGGCACTGCTGCCCAGCAAATCCTGCAGTTGAAAAATGCTCCACATGGCAGGGCTGTACACATGTTGTGTAATGATGGCCCGGTTGATCCATGGTTCACAATAGAATGGTGCTTCTCCCCACTGGCCCAGTTGCTCGTTGTAAAAACGCTGAGTGGTTTCCCGGCTTTCTTCCCACCAGCCACGTACGGTACTCATGTCGTGGGTACTAGGCGTTACTACGCTCAAATATGGGGCATCGCCGGGGTGGAAAAACTGTTTCGTTGGATCCTTCGGCATGCGTTGAATTTCCAGACTTAAAAAGCCAAGGTCTTTCATTACACCGGGTACACAATCGGGCACCATGCCCAGGTCTTCGCCACAAATCAGCATGTTGGTGCTGGCTTTGAGGGCCGGCAATTTTTGCATGGCTTGCTGGCGCCAGAAATCATTTTGCCTGCGGAAGAAATAATTCACGTACAACTCACTCAGTTGGCGGCGTACATGCTCATTCAACCACTGGTAGCTGCTGGTGCCTTCCATGCCAATACGGAAATGGAATTGAGTGCCGTTGCTGCCGGGTTCTTCTATCAATATCACATTGCTGATGCAATCGTACAGCTTCAGCTTTATCCATTCTTCTACTTCAAAATGCTCGGTAAACCAGGCTTCCACTTTGCGTTGTGTAGCAAAGGCATCCTTCATGCGGAAGCTTCCCCAGCCAATGTCTTCGAGGAAAGTTTCTTTGACCCATTCGGCTTTGTCACCAAACCATTCGTTCACCAACTGTTCGTTGATGAAGGGCTGGCAGTAGCGGTTGTAGTCAAACCAGATGCCTTTTTGTGCAAACTCGTCGATGTGCACGGGCAAGCAGGGCACAAAGCGACCCAGTATACCTTCTACAGCATCCATTGGTATGCTCCAGATGCGGAAGAAACCAAGAATATGGTCAATGCGGAAAGCATCGAAATACAGGCTCATTTGTTCAAAGCGCTGCTTCCACCAGGCAAAACCATCGGCTTGCATACGCTGCCAGTTGTAAGTGGGAAAGCCCCAGTTCTGACCCTTCACCGCAAAGTCGTCGGGTGGGGCACCGGCTTGGGCATCCATGTTGTACAGTTCGGGTTGCGTCCACGCATCGCAGCTGTGGCGGTAAATGCCAATAGGAATATCGCCTTTTACTATCAGGCCTTGAGCATGAGCATAATCCACGGCAGCTTTCAGTTGCAGGTGCAAATGCCATTGTACAAACAGGTGAATGGCTACGGCATCGTACGACTTGGCTTTGGGGCTCAACAGCTTGGCTACATTTTTTGCATCGTAGCTGCTATGCGTTTTCCAGGTATGAAATTCGGTGGTATTGTATTTATCCCGCAGGTAGCAAAAAGCTGCGTAGGGTTCCAGCCAATGCTTGTTTTGTGCAAAGTATTCCTGATAGGCAGCGTCGTTTTGCCAGCTGTCTTTTTGTGCTTCGTATAAGTCTTTCAGGTATTGCCACTTCAGCTGCATCACTGCTTCGTAGTCTATATCTTGCTGAGCATTCAGGCGGGCTTTGGCTTCGTCCAATCCTTTCAGCAAAGCAGAGTGTTTTTTACCCGCAACTTTTTCCAGATTGATGTACTGCGGATGCAAGGCAAAGGCTGAAATAGCTGCGTATGGGTAGCTGTCTGTCCAGGTGCCCGTGGCCGATGTATCGTTGAGGGGCAGCAGCTGAACAAGCTTCATACCCACCTGCTTACACCAGTCGGCCAACTGTGGTATGTCGGTAAATTCGCCCACACCCAAGCCGTTTTCACTTCGCAGGCTAAATACCGGAATGGCTACACCAGCACCTTTAAATGTATTGTTGGGCAAAGCGGCAAAGCCATCGTGTAACATCACCAATTGCTTTTTCACCATGCCATACAGCATGCGGTTGCTGCCGTCTTCGTAGCGTACAAACTGCTTGCTGGCGGTGTTGTACACACCGTATTTGTATGCAATGGGAAACTGTGCTTTGCTCAGGTTGAGGCCAGCAGTGTACCAGTTGCCTTCCTTGCGCATCACCACGCAATCGGCTTCGTTCCAGCTGCCCAGAGCGGCATCACTGCCCAGCAGGCAAATGGTTTCATCTTTACCGAGCAGGGGTGCCTTTACTTTAAAAATGTGGTTGACGCCCTTGCTGCTACCTGCCTTTACTTTTTCACCTGCATACTCAAACAAGGTTTGGGTAAATGGCTGTGTGTAAAAAGCATTTTCAAATTCACCGGCATAGTTCCATTGGTCTATCACCTGTATTTCGGGCGATTTGAGTTTGGCCACATCAATGCTGCGGTCGGTAGGCCACTCTATGCTTTCGTAGCCATCGCTGTTGCGCAATATGTATTTGTAGGTAAATGCCGGGGTATCGTCGGCCACATCAATGCTATGGTGCCACAAATCATCGTTGAGGTAATGAATGGGCATGGGCTGCTGCGGGTCGCCATTACCAAGTTCAGGAATGTTTCCTGATACAAAAAAGGTTTGGCCATAAGTGCTACGGAACCGCAGGTAAAAATGAATGGTAGTCATGTTGGCAAGGTTGAAAGAATCGTGTAGCAAATGTAAGCACTGGGCTGGCAATGTGTAGTATTTACGCAAAGTATTCTTGTAAATGCTGCGTAAAGGGTGGATAAGGCTAAACAAATCGCCAATACCAGCAGGGGCAGGGGGCTTAATCCGTTGGTTTGCCTTAGCTTCGCAGCGTTTTCAAATAATCCATCATTCTAATCAAAATATCTTCCGATCATGTCGTACGACGTAATTGTATTGGGCAGTGGCCCCGGCGGTTATCCTGCTTGCTATCCGTGCTTCGCAGCTGGGTAAAAAAGTAGCCATTATCGAAAAGGAAAGCCTGGGCGGCATTTGCCTCAACTGGGGTTGTATTCCTACTAAGGCGCTGCTGAAGAGTGCACAGGTGTATGAGTACCTGAAGCATGCCCAAACCTATGGCATCAATGCCAGCGGTACCCACGACTTTGGTGCTGTGGTAAAACGCAGCCGCGGCGTGGCCGATAAAATGAGCAAGGGCGTTACCTTTTTGATGAAGAAGAACAAGATCGATGTGATCATGGGCTTTGGCAAACTGGTAGCCGCCAATAAAATTGAAGTAACTGCAGCCGATGGCAGCAAGCAGGTGGTA
The Phnomibacter ginsenosidimutans genome window above contains:
- a CDS encoding 4-alpha-glucanotransferase — its product is MTTIHFYLRFRSTYGQTFFVSGNIPELGNGDPQQPMPIHYLNDDLWHHSIDVADDTPAFTYKYILRNSDGYESIEWPTDRSIDVAKLKSPEIQVIDQWNYAGEFENAFYTQPFTQTLFEYAGEKVKAGSSKGVNHIFKVKAPLLGKDETICLLGSDAALGSWNEADCVVMRKEGNWYTAGLNLSKAQFPIAYKYGVYNTASKQFVRYEDGSNRMLYGMVKKQLVMLHDGFAALPNNTFKGAGVAIPVFSLRSENGLGVGEFTDIPQLADWCKQVGMKLVQLLPLNDTSATGTWTDSYPYAAISAFALHPQYINLEKVAGKKHSALLKGLDEAKARLNAQQDIDYEAVMQLKWQYLKDLYEAQKDSWQNDAAYQEYFAQNKHWLEPYAAFCYLRDKYNTTEFHTWKTHSSYDAKNVAKLLSPKAKSYDAVAIHLFVQWHLHLQLKAAVDYAHAQGLIVKGDIPIGIYRHSCDAWTQPELYNMDAQAGAPPDDFAVKGQNWGFPTYNWQRMQADGFAWWKQRFEQMSLYFDAFRIDHILGFFRIWSIPMDAVEGILGRFVPCLPVHIDEFAQKGIWFDYNRYCQPFINEQLVNEWFGDKAEWVKETFLEDIGWGSFRMKDAFATQRKVEAWFTEHFEVEEWIKLKLYDCISNVILIEEPGSNGTQFHFRIGMEGTSSYQWLNEHVRRQLSELYVNYFFRRQNDFWRQQAMQKLPALKASTNMLICGEDLGMVPDCVPGVMKDLGFLSLEIQRMPKDPTKQFFHPGDAPYLSVVTPSTHDMSTVRGWWEESRETTQRFYNEQLGQWGEAPFYCEPWINRAIITQHVYSPAMWSIFQLQDLLGSSAELRRTDPHAERINVPANPKHYWRYRMHLTLSELQSASTFNTDIHGLLQSSGRCA